The Gymnodinialimonas sp. 57CJ19 genome includes a window with the following:
- the rplT gene encoding 50S ribosomal protein L20, with protein sequence MSRTKGGTVTHRRHKKVIDAAKGYYGARSTNFRTATQAVDKANQYATRDRKNRKRQFRALWIQRINAAVRQHDEALTYSRFINGLAKAGIEVDRKVLADLAVHEPDAFSAIVDQAKAAL encoded by the coding sequence ATGTCCCGTACCAAAGGTGGAACCGTCACTCATCGTCGCCACAAGAAAGTCATCGACGCAGCCAAAGGTTACTATGGCGCGCGTTCGACGAACTTCCGCACCGCGACACAGGCCGTCGACAAGGCCAACCAATACGCCACGCGTGACCGCAAGAACCGCAAGCGCCAGTTCCGCGCCCTGTGGATCCAGCGTATCAACGCGGCCGTGCGTCAGCATGACGAAGCTCTGACATACTCGCGCTTCATCAACGGTCTGGCGAAAGCTGGCATTGAGGTGGACCGTAAGGTTCTGGCCGATCTGGCCGTGCACGAGCCCGATGCGTTCAGCGCAATCGTAGATCAGGCGAAGGCAGCGCTTTAA
- the rpmI gene encoding 50S ribosomal protein L35: MPKMKTKSSAKKRFKVTGTGKVMAAQAGKQHGMIKRSNKFLRNARGMQVLSDPDQKIAKSYMPYDR, encoded by the coding sequence ATGCCGAAGATGAAGACAAAATCGAGCGCGAAGAAGCGCTTCAAAGTGACAGGCACCGGTAAGGTGATGGCCGCCCAAGCGGGTAAACAGCACGGGATGATCAAGCGGAGCAACAAGTTCCTCCGCAATGCTCGGGGGATGCAGGTTCTGTCTGACCCCGACCAGAAGATCGCAAAATCCTACATGCCATACGACCGCTAA
- the pyk gene encoding pyruvate kinase — MKRDRNVKIVATLGPASDDYEMIRALHEAGADVFRLNMSHGDHAEIAVRHGIIRQIEADLGQPIAILADLQGPKLRVGVFDNDEGYDLEVGGSFRMDLDDTPGDATRVQLPHTEIFAALEPGAHLLINDGKIRVKVVECGKDFADCEVLAGGRISNRKGVNVPDVVLPLAALSEKDRKDLEFVCELGVDWLALSFVQRKEDVEEARNLARGRAAILSKIEKPSAVTNFGEILDASDGIMVARGDLGVELPVQNVPPIQKRLVRKCRNAAKPVIVATQMLESMIESPMPTRAEVSDVAAAIYEGADAIMLSAESAAGDFPIEAVTTMNNVAVEVENDTTYREVIEASRGGKKETVADAIVSAAREIAETTNIKLICCFSESGSTAALTARERPNVPILALTSRQATARRMCLTWGCHCVKVGAVGRFKEAVINAVRAATSEGLAEQDDQIVVTAGVPFGQSGSTNILRIAPCDERLIFASELE; from the coding sequence ATGAAACGCGACCGTAACGTCAAGATTGTAGCAACGCTTGGCCCTGCGTCAGACGATTACGAGATGATCCGAGCCCTGCACGAGGCGGGCGCAGACGTGTTTCGTTTGAACATGTCTCACGGCGATCACGCGGAGATTGCGGTCCGTCACGGGATCATCCGTCAGATTGAAGCGGATCTGGGCCAGCCCATCGCCATCCTTGCGGACCTTCAAGGCCCCAAGCTGCGCGTCGGCGTGTTCGACAATGACGAAGGCTATGATCTTGAGGTCGGCGGATCGTTCCGCATGGACCTTGATGATACCCCCGGCGACGCGACCCGCGTGCAGCTTCCCCATACCGAAATCTTCGCCGCCCTGGAGCCGGGCGCGCATCTGCTGATCAACGACGGCAAAATCCGCGTGAAAGTGGTTGAATGCGGCAAGGATTTTGCGGATTGCGAAGTGCTTGCGGGCGGGCGGATTTCCAACCGCAAGGGCGTGAATGTACCTGACGTGGTACTGCCCTTGGCGGCGCTGTCCGAGAAGGACCGCAAAGACCTCGAATTCGTGTGCGAACTGGGCGTCGATTGGCTGGCCTTGTCGTTTGTGCAGCGCAAGGAAGACGTGGAAGAGGCGCGTAACCTTGCCAGGGGGCGCGCGGCAATCCTGTCAAAGATCGAAAAGCCCTCGGCGGTAACTAACTTCGGTGAAATCCTCGATGCCTCTGACGGCATCATGGTCGCCCGCGGCGATCTGGGGGTGGAGCTTCCGGTGCAGAACGTGCCGCCGATCCAGAAGCGTCTGGTGCGCAAGTGCCGCAATGCCGCCAAGCCGGTGATTGTGGCCACCCAGATGCTGGAAAGCATGATCGAATCGCCAATGCCCACCCGCGCCGAAGTGTCAGACGTGGCGGCGGCGATCTATGAAGGTGCTGACGCCATCATGCTCAGCGCTGAATCTGCGGCCGGTGACTTCCCGATTGAGGCCGTGACCACGATGAACAATGTGGCGGTTGAGGTCGAAAATGATACCACCTACCGCGAAGTGATTGAAGCCAGCCGCGGCGGCAAGAAAGAGACCGTCGCAGACGCCATCGTGTCCGCCGCCCGCGAAATTGCTGAGACGACGAACATCAAGCTGATCTGCTGCTTCTCGGAATCCGGCTCCACCGCGGCGCTGACAGCACGCGAGCGTCCCAATGTGCCGATCCTTGCCCTGACATCGCGCCAAGCCACCGCGCGGCGGATGTGCCTGACCTGGGGCTGCCACTGCGTGAAAGTCGGTGCCGTTGGCCGCTTTAAGGAAGCGGTTATCAACGCAGTCCGGGCCGCCACGTCGGAAGGCTTGGCAGAGCAGGACGATCAGATCGTGGTGACGGCGGGCGTGCCTTTCGGGCAGTCGGGCTCCACCAACATTCTGCGAATCGCCCCTTGTGATGAGCGCCTGATTTTCGCGTCCGAACTGGAATGA
- a CDS encoding DUF1244 domain-containing protein gives MSEPTTTELEAAAFRRLLAHLDSRKDVQNIDMMNLTGFCRNCLSRWYQEEAAERGVEMDKDAAREIVYGMPFAEWKAKYQLDATDAQKAAFEVNKPDH, from the coding sequence ATGAGCGAGCCCACCACCACCGAACTGGAAGCCGCTGCCTTCCGCCGTCTTCTTGCACATCTGGACAGCCGCAAGGACGTGCAGAACATCGACATGATGAACCTGACGGGTTTCTGCCGAAACTGCCTGAGCCGTTGGTATCAGGAAGAGGCCGCAGAGCGCGGCGTCGAGATGGATAAGGATGCCGCGAGGGAAATTGTGTACGGGATGCCGTTTGCCGAGTGGAAGGCAAAGTACCAGCTCGACGCCACTGATGCGCAAAAGGCCGCGTTTGAGGTGAATAAGCCCGATCACTGA
- the yaaA gene encoding peroxide stress protein YaaA, which produces MLTVISPAKRLDWAARDVQTTTPDFMDDAVTLARAAKRLSQADLRKLMDISADLAKLNADRFKAFETDAEETRPAALAFAGDTYTGLEATSLDAETLTYAQDHLRILSGLYGLLRPLDAIKPYRLEMGSRLKTRKGPSLYAYWGPRLSEALNTQAQAVQTDTLINCASVEYFSAVDEKALKLNIITPQFYEEKPGGPKIVSFFAKKARGAMARFIQERRLDAASQILDFDTGGYTHVPELSTPEKPAFLRTEAAQKAA; this is translated from the coding sequence ATGCTTACCGTGATTTCCCCCGCCAAGCGCCTCGATTGGGCCGCTCGCGATGTACAAACCACGACGCCTGATTTCATGGATGACGCCGTGACCCTGGCGCGTGCCGCCAAACGTCTCAGCCAAGCGGACCTGCGCAAACTGATGGACATCAGCGCCGATCTCGCCAAACTCAACGCCGATCGCTTCAAGGCGTTCGAGACCGATGCCGAGGAAACCCGCCCTGCCGCTCTGGCCTTCGCGGGCGATACTTACACGGGGCTAGAGGCCACGAGCCTCGACGCTGAAACGCTCACCTACGCCCAAGACCACCTGCGCATCCTGTCCGGCCTCTACGGCCTGCTGCGCCCGCTCGATGCGATCAAGCCCTACCGGCTGGAAATGGGCAGCCGTCTGAAAACCCGCAAAGGCCCCTCTCTCTACGCCTACTGGGGGCCCCGCCTCTCCGAGGCTCTCAACACCCAGGCCCAAGCCGTGCAAACCGATACACTCATCAACTGTGCCTCAGTCGAATACTTCTCTGCGGTCGATGAAAAAGCCCTCAAACTCAACATCATCACCCCGCAGTTCTATGAGGAAAAACCCGGCGGACCCAAAATCGTCAGCTTCTTCGCCAAAAAAGCCCGTGGCGCGATGGCGCGTTTCATTCAGGAACGCCGCCTCGACGCCGCCTCCCAAATTCTTGACTTCGACACGGGCGGCTACACCCATGTCCCCGAATTGAGCACTCCGGAAAAGCCCGCCTTCCTGCGCACGGAAGCCGCCCAGAAAGCCGCCTGA
- a CDS encoding N-formylglutamate amidohydrolase, with translation MTDAVEIFGAERGGRWVVTCDHASNRVPDDVAGGDLGLPPEDMARHIAYDVGALGVAKAMGEALSAPVVASRFSRLVIDPNRGEDDPTLLMQIYDGSIIPANRGASEAELQRRLERFHRPYHAALTDVIAARDAPLIVSIHSFTPQLRGREPRPWHVAVLYAGDTRLAYPFLARLRDEDDLCVGDNEPYVGHLPGDALDRHAVKPGHVHVLIEVRNDLIETEKDQVAWGARLATLLEATARSADL, from the coding sequence ATGACCGACGCAGTAGAGATTTTCGGGGCAGAACGCGGCGGGCGGTGGGTTGTGACCTGCGACCACGCCAGCAACCGGGTGCCCGACGACGTGGCGGGGGGGGACCTTGGCCTTCCGCCCGAAGATATGGCCCGCCACATCGCCTATGATGTGGGCGCTTTGGGGGTGGCAAAAGCGATGGGCGAGGCGCTGTCTGCCCCGGTTGTGGCGTCGCGATTTTCTCGGTTGGTGATCGACCCGAACCGGGGTGAGGATGATCCGACACTATTGATGCAAATTTACGACGGCTCGATCATTCCTGCCAATCGCGGCGCCTCTGAGGCCGAACTCCAGCGACGCCTTGAACGCTTTCATCGCCCCTATCACGCGGCCCTGACAGATGTGATCGCCGCACGCGACGCGCCGTTGATCGTGTCGATCCACAGCTTTACGCCACAACTGCGGGGGCGTGAGCCTCGGCCTTGGCATGTGGCCGTGCTCTATGCGGGCGACACGCGACTGGCTTATCCGTTTCTGGCACGGCTCCGCGACGAAGATGACCTGTGCGTGGGGGACAATGAGCCCTACGTCGGCCACCTTCCCGGCGACGCGCTGGACCGCCATGCCGTGAAACCGGGGCACGTGCATGTGCTGATCGAAGTGCGCAACGATCTTATTGAAACAGAAAAAGATCAGGTTGCCTGGGGCGCACGCTTGGCCACGCTTCTTGAAGCCACCGCGCGCAGTGCCGATCTGTGA